Proteins encoded by one window of Winogradskyella sp. PG-2:
- a CDS encoding F0F1 ATP synthase subunit B, with protein MDLITPEFGLVFWTLITFLILLFILRKFAWKPILGAVSDREDGIKDALASAEKARKEMENLHADNERILQEARAEREAMLKDARDMKNKIVSDAKEEAQAQASKMIEQAQAAIESEKKAAMAELKSHVAGLSLDIAEKVVRDELSNKDKQLKLVEDMLGEATLN; from the coding sequence ATGGATTTAATTACACCGGAATTTGGACTTGTCTTTTGGACGTTAATTACATTTTTAATTTTACTTTTTATTCTAAGAAAATTTGCTTGGAAACCAATCCTTGGTGCAGTTAGCGATAGGGAAGATGGTATTAAAGATGCTTTAGCTTCTGCTGAAAAGGCTCGTAAAGAGATGGAAAATCTTCATGCCGATAACGAACGTATTTTACAAGAAGCGCGCGCTGAACGCGAAGCGATGTTAAAGGATGCTCGTGACATGAAGAATAAAATCGTTTCAGACGCAAAAGAAGAAGCACAAGCACAAGCAAGCAAAATGATTGAGCAGGCTCAAGCAGCAATAGAAAGTGAAAAGAAAGCAGCTATGGCAGAATTAAAAAGTCATGTTGCAGGGTTATCATTGGATATCGCTGAGAAAGTAGTACGTGATGAATTATCTAACAAAGACAAGCAATTAAAATTGGTTGAAGATATGTTAGGTGAAGCAACTTTAAACTAA
- the atpH gene encoding ATP synthase F1 subunit delta has protein sequence MSGSRAAIRYAKAVLSLATDQKSAEAVNSDMKLITTTISQSEDLSQMLQSPVVRSSDKKAVLTSVFKNANVATTNLINTLISNKRLALLNDVAASYTQLYDQMRGTQVATVTTAVPITADLKTKVLAKVKELTGKEAEVENIIDESILGGFILRVGDIQYNASISNKLDKLKREFTLN, from the coding sequence ATGTCAGGATCAAGAGCAGCCATTAGATATGCAAAAGCAGTTTTAAGCTTAGCGACAGATCAAAAATCTGCTGAGGCAGTAAATAGTGATATGAAATTAATCACTACTACTATTAGTCAGAGCGAAGATTTAAGTCAGATGCTTCAAAGTCCTGTGGTAAGATCTTCAGATAAGAAAGCTGTGCTTACATCAGTATTTAAAAATGCTAATGTTGCAACAACAAATCTTATTAATACTTTAATCTCTAATAAGAGGCTAGCACTTTTAAATGATGTAGCTGCTAGTTATACTCAGTTATACGATCAGATGAGAGGAACGCAAGTTGCAACTGTAACTACGGCAGTACCCATAACAGCAGATTTAAAAACTAAAGTATTAGCTAAAGTAAAAGAGCTTACTGGTAAAGAGGCAGAGGTTGAAAATATTATAGATGAAAGCATTTTAGGTGGTTTCATATTGCGAGTAGGTGATATTCAGTATAACGCTAGTATATCAAATAAACTCGATAAATTAAAAAGAGAATTTACATTAAATTAA
- the atpA gene encoding F0F1 ATP synthase subunit alpha, protein MAEVKPAEISAILKQQLSGFEAGASLDEVGTVLTVGDGIVRAYGLANAQYGELVEFEGGAEGIVLNLEEDNVGIVLLGTSVGVKEGSTVKRTERIASVKVGEGIVGRVVDTLGNPIDGKGPIAGETYEMPVERKAPGVIYREPVTEPLQTGIKAIDAMIPVGRGQRELVIGDRQTGKTTVCIDTILNQKEFYDAGEPVYCIYVAVGQKASTVANIAKVLEERGALAYTTIVAANASDPAAMQVYAPMTGASIGEYFRDTGRPALIIYDDLSKQAVAYREVSLLLRRPPGREAYPGDVFYLHSRLLERSAKVINDDNIAKEMNDLPDSLKPLVKGGGSLTALPIIETQAGDVSAYIPTNVISITDGQIFLDGDLFNSGVRPAINVGISVSRVGGNAQIKSMKKVSGTLKLDQAQFRELEAFAKFGSDLDASTLNVINKGKRNVEILKQGQNDPFTVEDQVAIIYAGSKNLLRDVPVEKVKEFERDYIEFLNAKHRGILDTLKSGKLTDEVIDTLTNVAKDLTGKYRA, encoded by the coding sequence ATGGCAGAAGTAAAACCAGCTGAAATATCAGCAATCTTAAAACAACAACTTTCAGGTTTTGAAGCAGGAGCTTCATTAGACGAAGTAGGAACTGTACTAACTGTAGGTGATGGTATTGTACGTGCTTACGGATTAGCTAATGCACAATATGGTGAATTAGTAGAATTCGAAGGTGGTGCAGAAGGAATTGTACTTAACCTTGAAGAAGATAATGTTGGTATTGTACTTTTAGGTACTTCAGTAGGAGTAAAAGAAGGATCTACAGTAAAACGTACGGAACGTATCGCATCTGTGAAAGTAGGTGAAGGTATTGTAGGACGTGTAGTAGATACTTTAGGTAACCCAATTGATGGTAAAGGGCCAATCGCTGGCGAAACTTATGAGATGCCAGTTGAGCGTAAAGCACCTGGTGTTATCTACAGAGAGCCAGTAACAGAACCATTACAAACAGGCATTAAAGCAATTGATGCTATGATTCCAGTTGGTAGAGGACAACGTGAGTTGGTAATTGGTGACCGTCAGACTGGTAAAACTACAGTTTGTATTGATACCATCTTAAATCAGAAAGAATTTTATGATGCAGGTGAGCCTGTATATTGTATATATGTTGCTGTAGGGCAAAAAGCATCTACTGTAGCAAACATTGCTAAAGTATTAGAAGAACGAGGAGCATTAGCTTATACAACAATTGTTGCAGCTAACGCATCAGATCCGGCAGCGATGCAAGTATATGCACCAATGACAGGAGCTTCTATTGGAGAGTATTTTAGAGATACTGGTCGCCCAGCATTAATCATTTATGATGATTTATCTAAGCAAGCGGTAGCATACCGTGAGGTATCTTTATTATTACGTCGTCCTCCAGGACGTGAGGCGTATCCTGGTGATGTATTTTATTTACACTCAAGATTATTAGAGCGTTCTGCGAAAGTAATTAACGATGATAATATCGCTAAAGAGATGAATGATTTACCAGATTCTCTTAAGCCTTTAGTAAAAGGTGGTGGTTCTTTAACTGCTTTACCAATTATTGAAACGCAAGCAGGTGACGTATCAGCATATATCCCAACCAATGTAATTTCTATTACAGATGGTCAGATTTTCTTAGATGGTGATTTATTTAACTCTGGTGTTCGACCAGCAATTAACGTAGGTATTTCTGTATCTCGTGTTGGTGGTAATGCTCAGATTAAATCAATGAAGAAAGTATCAGGTACGTTAAAATTAGATCAAGCGCAGTTCCGTGAATTAGAAGCGTTTGCTAAGTTTGGTTCTGATTTAGATGCTTCAACATTAAACGTTATTAATAAAGGTAAGCGTAATGTTGAGATCTTAAAACAAGGTCAAAACGATCCTTTTACAGTAGAAGATCAGGTAGCGATTATATATGCAGGTTCTAAGAACTTGTTAAGAGATGTTCCTGTTGAAAAAGTAAAGGAATTTGAACGCGATTACATAGAGTTCTTAAATGCCAAGCATAGAGGAATTTTAGACACATTAAAGTCAGGTAAATTAACTGATGAGGTTATAGATACATTAACTAATGTAGCTAAAGATCTTACCGGGAAATACAGAGCTTAA
- the atpG gene encoding ATP synthase F1 subunit gamma, producing MANLKEIRNRISSVSSTMQITSAMKMVSAAKLKKAQDAITAMRPYSNKLTELLQSLSATLDADSGSKYSTEREVNNVLIVAITSNRGLCGAFNSNIIKQTNALINNVYADKNVSVLAIGKKSNDAFSKQDRVISNKSDVFDALTFDNVAEIAEMIMGKFVEGEYDKVELVYNSFKNAATQIIMTEQYLPIVPIEGEDAHANLDYIFEPSKQEIVEALIPKALKTQLFKGIRDSFASEHGARMTAMHKATDNATELRDQLKLTYNKARQAAITNEILEIVGGAEALNN from the coding sequence ATGGCAAACTTAAAAGAAATACGTAACAGAATATCGTCAGTGTCTTCAACGATGCAGATTACAAGTGCCATGAAAATGGTATCAGCTGCTAAATTGAAGAAAGCTCAAGATGCTATTACTGCAATGCGTCCTTACTCTAATAAGTTAACAGAATTATTGCAGAGTTTAAGCGCAACATTAGATGCTGATTCTGGTAGTAAGTATTCGACTGAAAGAGAAGTGAACAATGTTTTAATTGTTGCTATTACTTCTAATAGAGGTCTGTGTGGTGCATTTAACTCTAACATTATTAAACAAACAAATGCTTTGATTAATAATGTTTACGCTGATAAAAATGTTTCTGTTTTAGCTATTGGTAAAAAATCAAATGACGCTTTTTCTAAACAAGACAGAGTCATATCAAATAAGAGCGATGTATTTGATGCATTAACTTTTGATAATGTTGCAGAGATTGCCGAAATGATAATGGGGAAGTTTGTTGAAGGCGAGTATGACAAAGTTGAATTAGTTTACAATAGCTTTAAAAATGCTGCAACTCAGATTATAATGACTGAGCAGTATTTACCAATTGTACCAATCGAAGGTGAAGATGCTCATGCTAATTTAGATTATATTTTTGAGCCATCTAAACAAGAGATTGTAGAGGCCTTAATACCTAAAGCTTTAAAAACTCAATTATTTAAAGGCATTAGAGATTCTTTTGCTTCTGAGCACGGTGCGCGTATGACAGCAATGCATAAAGCAACAGATAATGCGACTGAATTAAGAGATCAGTTAAAGTTAACTTATAACAAAGCAAGACAAGCGGCAATTACGAATGAAATCCTTGAGATTGTTGGTGGTGCTGAAGCATTGAATAACTAA
- a CDS encoding lipopolysaccharide biosynthesis protein: MSGFKSLFKQTFIYGLATVLPRMLTFLLVPLYTQVMAVGVYGKVSIIFSWFAIFNVILAYGMETAFFRFFNKETDKEKVVNTSTLSIIFTSFSIFIIAFLFKYQIASLTDIKVEYISFVIWILLLDALVIIPFTWLRANEKPMKYAAIKIANVTINMSLNLFFLLWLSGLAKEVFFFQPIYKPNFEINYVLIANLIASGVTLILMFPFYNKLKFSFDKKLWKRMLRYAFPVLIAGLAYTIIETFNRILLDSSLSTAENPEREVGMFSACYKLALFMTLFATAFRLGIEPYFFSHAKSDNPQKNYAKILEYFVAFGSIILLVVVVFADVIKVLVIRDEAFWEAMWIVPIILIASFCLGMYHNLSVWYKITDRTKFGAYISVFGAIVTLALNFWLIPIIGYKGSAIATLAAYGSMVLLSYFYGRKYYPIPYNLKKIGLYLTISIVFSLLSFYKFRENYIVGMSLLIVFAFIMFILERKELKLLLKR, from the coding sequence TTGAGCGGATTCAAATCTCTTTTTAAACAAACTTTCATTTACGGCTTAGCAACCGTTTTACCTAGGATGCTAACTTTTTTATTAGTGCCATTATACACTCAAGTTATGGCAGTTGGAGTCTATGGAAAAGTGTCAATTATATTTTCATGGTTCGCAATATTTAATGTCATTTTAGCTTATGGTATGGAAACTGCCTTTTTTCGTTTTTTTAATAAAGAAACTGATAAAGAAAAAGTTGTTAATACGTCTACACTTTCTATAATTTTTACATCGTTTAGCATTTTTATCATTGCATTTTTGTTTAAATACCAAATAGCATCTCTTACAGATATTAAAGTAGAATATATCAGTTTTGTTATATGGATATTATTATTAGACGCTTTAGTTATTATACCCTTTACATGGCTTCGAGCTAATGAGAAACCGATGAAATATGCAGCTATTAAAATAGCTAATGTTACTATTAACATGTCGTTGAATTTGTTTTTTCTTTTGTGGCTTAGCGGTTTAGCAAAGGAGGTATTTTTTTTTCAACCCATATACAAACCCAACTTTGAAATTAACTATGTTTTAATTGCAAATTTAATAGCAAGTGGTGTCACCTTAATTTTAATGTTTCCATTTTATAATAAGCTTAAATTTAGTTTCGATAAGAAATTATGGAAGCGTATGTTACGTTATGCATTTCCGGTCTTAATTGCTGGTCTAGCCTATACAATTATCGAAACTTTTAATAGAATTCTCCTAGACAGTAGTTTATCAACTGCAGAAAACCCAGAGCGAGAAGTTGGTATGTTTTCGGCCTGCTATAAATTAGCCTTATTCATGACTTTATTTGCCACAGCCTTTAGATTGGGCATAGAGCCTTATTTTTTCAGTCATGCAAAAAGTGACAATCCGCAAAAGAACTATGCTAAAATATTAGAATATTTTGTTGCTTTTGGCTCAATAATCTTATTGGTTGTTGTTGTATTTGCAGATGTCATAAAAGTTCTTGTTATAAGAGATGAAGCCTTTTGGGAGGCCATGTGGATTGTACCAATAATTCTTATTGCTAGCTTTTGTTTGGGCATGTACCACAACTTATCTGTTTGGTACAAAATTACAGATCGCACTAAGTTTGGAGCTTACATCTCGGTATTTGGGGCAATAGTAACTCTAGCTCTTAATTTTTGGTTAATACCAATTATTGGTTATAAAGGATCAGCAATAGCAACACTAGCAGCTTACGGCAGCATGGTGTTATTGTCTTATTTTTACGGAAGAAAATATTACCCAATACCTTATAACCTAAAGAAAATAGGGTTATATCTCACAATATCTATTGTATTCTCTTTACTTTCGTTTTATAAATTTAGAGAGAATTACATAGTAGGGATGTCTCTGCTAATTGTATTTGCTTTTATTATGTTTATTTTGGAACGAAAAGAATTAAAACTACTTTTGAAGCGCTAA
- a CDS encoding DUF6090 family protein codes for MIKFFNKIRQQMLIENKMGRYFKYAIGEIILVMIGILLALQVNTWNNNRELKKEEFKIMKSLHKEFSTNLVKFDKKFQSHIIKKESIETVMSINPRAFSVDSLYSLVRHVNNTPTFDPFQGIYNSVISSGKIEIISIDTLKESVSGYQDLLRDYRESEDAVIRFLTQNLHNYMLSEGLLDNYQFFRNIAEISNEEEQRIKKKFIKFIESDQYENHLTMLRAWLESVFKKGNVFRQEIVSIISLLDVEIEKHEN; via the coding sequence ATGATTAAGTTCTTCAACAAAATAAGACAGCAAATGCTCATTGAAAATAAAATGGGTCGCTATTTCAAATATGCTATTGGAGAGATTATTTTGGTGATGATAGGTATTTTGTTGGCATTACAAGTCAATACTTGGAATAATAATAGAGAGCTTAAAAAAGAAGAATTCAAAATAATGAAAAGTCTTCACAAAGAGTTTAGCACCAACCTTGTTAAGTTTGACAAGAAGTTTCAATCCCATATTATTAAAAAGGAAAGTATTGAAACCGTCATGTCTATTAATCCTAGAGCGTTTTCAGTAGATAGTTTATATAGTTTAGTGAGACACGTAAATAATACGCCAACATTTGACCCATTTCAAGGCATTTATAATTCTGTAATTAGTTCTGGAAAGATAGAAATAATTTCTATCGACACTTTAAAGGAAAGTGTTTCAGGTTATCAAGACTTACTAAGAGATTATCGAGAAAGTGAAGATGCAGTAATACGATTTCTTACTCAAAATCTACATAACTATATGCTATCTGAAGGACTTTTAGATAATTATCAATTTTTTAGAAATATCGCCGAAATATCTAATGAAGAAGAACAACGCATAAAAAAGAAATTTATTAAGTTCATAGAGTCTGATCAGTATGAAAATCATTTGACTATGTTAAGAGCATGGTTGGAATCTGTTTTTAAGAAAGGCAATGTTTTTAGACAAGAAATAGTATCCATAATTAGTTTGTTAGACGTAGAAATAGAAAAACATGAAAATTAA
- the dut gene encoding dUTP diphosphatase — MKIKIINKSRHELPHYETSASAGMDLRASLTEARILKPLERTIVSTGLFIELPVGIEAQVRPRSGLAAKKGITVLNAPGTIDADYRGEVGVILVNLSTEDFTINNGERIAQLVIAKHERAEWEETKELSSTERGEGGFGSTGTK; from the coding sequence ATGAAAATTAAAATCATAAACAAATCAAGACACGAATTACCGCATTACGAAACTAGTGCTTCAGCTGGTATGGATTTACGTGCAAGCTTAACAGAAGCAAGAATTCTAAAACCTTTAGAGCGCACCATCGTTAGTACTGGTTTATTTATTGAATTGCCAGTAGGAATTGAGGCACAAGTAAGACCAAGAAGTGGACTTGCTGCAAAAAAAGGAATTACCGTACTAAATGCACCAGGAACTATAGATGCCGATTATAGAGGTGAGGTAGGAGTAATATTAGTCAATCTATCTACCGAAGATTTCACTATTAATAATGGCGAGCGCATTGCTCAACTAGTTATAGCAAAACACGAACGCGCTGAGTGGGAAGAAACAAAAGAACTATCTTCAACTGAGAGAGGTGAAGGCGGTTTCGGAAGTACAGGAACTAAATAA